In one window of Mytilus trossulus isolate FHL-02 chromosome 7, PNRI_Mtr1.1.1.hap1, whole genome shotgun sequence DNA:
- the LOC134724650 gene encoding uncharacterized protein LOC134724650 produces MKFIALFLLPLVFGADPQPCCTRTKFTTSLVELGGYLDPVSNIPTPVDFTATVYYDYDNKMLRADRDMPLAAGAMRRVTVITDFNKMKQYTIVGGKCSVLNETAPMTANCIPDNSTYIATSKIGSGSRSFSVNTWKIAMPTFFIKMSMTKDHCIPFSESTWGSVNNVVTEINYMFMDFKPSVPERIFDLPDACNGHQPGTGVGVGRRSMFLP; encoded by the exons atgaagtttATTGCTTTGTTTTTGTTGCCATTGGTTTTTGGTGCAGACCCACAGCCATGCTGTACCAGAACTAAGTTCACGACTAGTTTGGTAGAATTAGGAGGATATTTGGACCCCGTATCAAATATTCCAACACCCGTAGAC TTTACAGCCACAGTATATTATGATTATGATAACAAGATGTTACGAGCTGACCGAGATATGCCACTAGCTGCTGGTGCCATGCGAAGAGTAACAGTTATAACAGACTTTAATAAG ATGAAGCAGTATACCATAGTTGGGGGGAAGTGTAGTGTCCTAAATGAAACAGCACCAATGACAGCTAATTGTATACCGG aTAATTCCACCTACATAGCTACCTCGAAAATAGGATCAGGAAGCAGAAGCTTCTCTGTGAACACATGGAAAATAGCAATGCCAACCTTCTTCATAAAGATGTCGATGACAAAAGACCACTGTATCCCGTTTTCTGAGTCGACATGGGGATCTGTTAATAATG ttgTAACTGAAATAAACTACATGTTTATGGACTTTAAACCAAGCGTTCCTGAGAGAATCTTTGATCTTCCAGACGCCTGCAATGGCCATCAG CCTGGTACTGGTGTTGGTGTTGGCAGAAGATCTATgtttttaccataa
- the LOC134724651 gene encoding cilia- and flagella-associated protein 299-like, with protein sequence MEEEGAGGADNIVADFNTYEEFLDFQIKPIDLYYLEDEELARQVVELGYRGSGEVLKREEFEARKQAAEASRLSKRSQQKTLAHSGKEINDPFLKALAMREEGNRSGKMTSIIFIRDKNARDQEISGYIDYAHRLKTEDFEPYFSGKKKLLPRPSDLSFYNWETQTSTSNPTPNYLVMADNAKGLIFKNKRDRKKVDVDPKAPSPGDNTERTIIESPKYIQIVIYDHKTRRKT encoded by the exons ATGGAGGAAGAAGGAGCAGGTGGAGCCGATAATATTGTCGCAGATTTCAACACCTACGAGGAGTTTCTTGATTTCCAGATAAAACCAATCGATTTATACTATCTtgag GATGAAGAGTTGGCTAGACAGGTTGTTGAGCTTGGATACAGAGGTAGTGGAGAAGTTTTGAAGCGTGAAGAATTTGAGGCTCGTAAACAGGCTGCTGAAGCTAGTCGACTATCTAAAAGGAGTCAACAGAA gaCTTTGGCACATTCAGGAAAGGAAATAAATGATCCATTTTTGAAAGCTCTTGCAATGAGAGAGGAAGGAAATAGAAGTGGAAAAATGACA AGTATTATATTCATTAGAGATAAGAATGCACGGGATCAGGAAATTTCTGGTTATATAGATTATGCTCACAGACTCAAGACAGAAGATTTTGAACCATATTTCTCTGGAAAGAAAAAACTCTTACCAAGACCATCTGATTTAAG tttttataaTTGGGAAACACAGACATCAACATCAAACCCTACACCAAATTATCTAGTAATGGCTGACAATGCTAAGGGactgatatttaaaaataagagaGACAGAAAGAAAGTCGATGTGGACCCTAAA gcTCCTTCACCAGGGGATAACACAGAGAGAACAATAATAGAATCTCCCAAATACATACAGATTGTCATATACGACCACAAGACACGTaggaaaacataa